One window from the genome of Kaistella carnis encodes:
- a CDS encoding heme-binding domain-containing protein, which produces MKTFLNILYWFLIVVAVIQFIPIDRMNKPVNKKADFVRIYNTPQNIQKILRKGCYDCHSNETVYPDYAYVAPISWSIKHHVNEGREHLNLSVWGDLNRDLKKSMLEKSVHSIKDYTMPMPGYISKHPDANLTKAERTLLENYFGDILKTGNY; this is translated from the coding sequence ATGAAAACTTTTTTAAATATTTTATATTGGTTCCTCATTGTCGTTGCGGTGATTCAGTTTATCCCAATCGACCGCATGAATAAGCCTGTGAATAAAAAAGCAGATTTCGTGAGAATTTATAATACCCCGCAAAACATACAAAAGATCTTAAGAAAAGGATGTTACGATTGTCATTCAAACGAAACTGTTTATCCGGATTATGCTTATGTTGCACCCATTTCATGGTCTATTAAACATCATGTAAATGAAGGTCGGGAACATCTTAACCTTTCTGTGTGGGGCGATTTAAACCGCGATCTGAAAAAGAGTATGCTCGAAAAATCGGTACATTCTATAAAAGATTATACGATGCCGATGCCGGGCTATATTTCTAAACATCCGGACGCCAATCTGACAAAAGCAGAAAGAACTTTGCTCGAAAATTACTTCGGTGATATTCTTAAAACCGGGAATTATTAA
- the ccoS gene encoding cbb3-type cytochrome oxidase assembly protein CcoS, translating to MELLYLMIICSVSLAAIFLVIFIISTRNGQFEDDEAPAVRILLDSEIIKEDPSTVNKETSKEQANRKSEEKSD from the coding sequence ATGGAACTCTTATATTTAATGATTATATGCAGTGTTTCTCTGGCCGCTATTTTTTTGGTTATTTTTATAATAAGTACAAGAAATGGACAGTTTGAGGACGATGAGGCGCCGGCAGTCCGAATTTTATTGGATTCAGAAATCATAAAAGAGGACCCATCAACTGTAAATAAAGAAACGTCGAAAGAGCAAGCAAATAGAAAATCAGAAGAAAAAAGTGATTAG
- a CDS encoding Crp/Fnr family transcriptional regulator, translating to MSLQNHALIEERLHQVFNDEYFKEKLSPEDYERYIARKQSLKFHKGGIIFEDGETPNGVYFLNKGTAKLSKQGVYGKDQILRFIKDGDLIGYRSLLCGEDFQAKAEAMTEIEATFLPSDIFLHLLEVVPQLSFVMLQKIAFELGESSNTVTFLAQKTVRERLAEILLLLEQKLGTDPEGFIKISLTREEIANIIGTATESAIRLISEFKQDKLIEVEGRNIKILNHEKLVRLGHVII from the coding sequence ATGTCACTACAAAATCATGCTCTAATCGAGGAGAGACTTCACCAAGTCTTTAACGATGAGTATTTTAAAGAAAAACTTTCCCCAGAAGATTATGAAAGGTATATTGCTAGAAAGCAATCTCTTAAATTTCATAAAGGCGGAATTATTTTTGAGGATGGGGAAACGCCGAATGGTGTCTATTTTCTGAACAAAGGAACCGCTAAGTTATCTAAACAAGGGGTTTATGGTAAAGATCAGATTCTGCGTTTTATTAAAGACGGTGATTTAATTGGATACCGATCGTTGCTTTGTGGTGAAGATTTTCAGGCAAAAGCAGAAGCCATGACGGAGATTGAAGCTACTTTTTTACCCTCCGATATTTTTCTTCATCTTTTAGAAGTAGTTCCGCAGCTCTCGTTTGTAATGCTACAAAAAATAGCTTTCGAACTGGGGGAATCTTCAAATACCGTGACTTTCCTTGCACAAAAGACTGTACGCGAAAGACTTGCGGAAATTTTATTATTACTGGAGCAGAAATTAGGTACTGATCCGGAGGGATTCATCAAGATTTCTTTGACCAGAGAAGAAATTGCCAATATTATTGGTACTGCAACAGAAAGTGCCATTCGTTTAATTTCCGAATTTAAGCAGGACAAATTAATTGAAGTGGAAGGCAGAAATATCAAAATTCTGAACCACGAGAAGTTAGTTCGCTTAGGTCATGTAATTATATAA
- a CDS encoding cbb3-type cytochrome oxidase subunit 3, producing MIPQSVKDIVANGDNVGLYQTIAMILFIIFFLGIVYYVFSRPKKFYEEQENAPLNDDIEDKDL from the coding sequence ATGATCCCACAAAGTGTAAAAGATATAGTAGCAAATGGCGATAATGTAGGTTTATATCAAACAATCGCAATGATATTATTTATCATATTCTTTCTGGGTATTGTTTACTACGTTTTTTCAAGACCTAAAAAGTTTTATGAAGAACAGGAAAATGCACCACTAAATGATGACATAGAAGATAAAGATCTTTAA
- the ccoN gene encoding cytochrome-c oxidase, cbb3-type subunit I: METQKFSYDNNIVRAFLYATIVFGIVGFLLGLTAALMLFYPELPEYFFGTDDATIASLQSGNLQGLINTHGAFGFGRIRMLHTSAVIFAFVCNGFFAGAYYSLQRLLKTRMYSDTLSWIHFWGWQLMIVAVVITFLMGINTSKEYAEHEWPIDILITVIWIVFGVNMFGTILKRRVRHLYVAIWFYLGTWVAIAMLHIFNNLEVPLTFTGWKSYSAYAGVKDALVQWWYGHNAVAFVLTTPILGLMYYFLPKAADRPVFSYKLSIIHFWSLIFVYIWAGPHHLQYTAIPGWAQALATGFSIMLIAPSWGGMLNGLLTLRGAWDKVRENPILKFFVVAITCYGMATFEGPLLATKTLNKIGHYTDWVIGHVHVGALGWNGFMTFGMIYYLLPIMWRTKLWSVKLANWHFWLGTLGIIFYAVPLYIAGFTQGLMWKQFNPDGTLVYKNWLDTVTAIIPYYEMRFVGGLLYISGAILMCVNAVATVRSGSFQKNVPAEAPALAKISNKRKEGEGLHLWIERMPTLLTVLSFVAVAIGGFLEIVPTLTIKENVPTIAAVKPYSPLELEGRDLYIREGCNSCHTQMIRPFRDEVVRFNGKNGQYSKAGEFIYDRPFLWGSKRTGPDLHREGGKNPSSWHYKHMLNPRVTSAGSIMPRYPWLIARDLDRSQMVDKVKLMKNVFDVPYTKAQIDSADAWADNQAAAIVKDIYAEAADVKKAYEDKKAADGANFVPLEKKEIVALIAYLQRLGTDIKTTEIKTASTN; encoded by the coding sequence ATGGAAACACAAAAGTTTAGTTATGACAATAACATTGTGCGGGCATTCCTTTATGCAACAATAGTCTTTGGTATTGTTGGATTTTTATTAGGACTTACCGCAGCCTTAATGTTATTCTATCCAGAACTTCCGGAGTATTTTTTTGGAACTGACGATGCTACCATCGCAAGTTTACAAAGCGGAAATCTACAAGGTTTGATCAATACGCATGGTGCGTTTGGATTTGGCCGTATCAGAATGTTGCATACCAGTGCAGTAATTTTTGCTTTCGTTTGTAATGGTTTCTTCGCGGGAGCTTATTACTCATTGCAAAGACTGCTTAAAACCAGAATGTATAGCGACACGCTTTCCTGGATTCATTTTTGGGGATGGCAGTTAATGATTGTAGCCGTGGTGATTACTTTCTTGATGGGAATTAACACTTCAAAAGAATACGCAGAACACGAATGGCCAATTGATATTTTAATCACGGTGATTTGGATTGTTTTCGGGGTAAATATGTTTGGTACCATTCTGAAGAGAAGAGTTCGTCACTTGTATGTTGCGATTTGGTTCTACTTAGGAACTTGGGTTGCAATTGCAATGTTGCATATCTTCAACAACTTAGAGGTTCCATTAACTTTTACCGGCTGGAAATCTTATTCAGCTTATGCCGGTGTTAAAGATGCCTTGGTTCAGTGGTGGTATGGTCACAATGCGGTAGCGTTCGTATTGACAACACCAATTCTTGGTTTGATGTATTACTTCTTACCAAAAGCTGCCGACAGACCGGTTTTCTCTTATAAACTTTCAATTATTCACTTCTGGTCATTGATCTTTGTTTATATCTGGGCAGGTCCTCACCACTTGCAGTACACTGCAATCCCAGGTTGGGCACAAGCTTTAGCTACAGGATTCTCGATCATGCTGATCGCACCATCTTGGGGAGGAATGCTAAACGGACTTTTAACTTTGAGAGGTGCTTGGGATAAAGTACGTGAAAACCCTATCTTGAAGTTCTTCGTTGTAGCGATTACCTGCTATGGTATGGCGACTTTTGAAGGACCACTATTAGCAACTAAAACTTTAAATAAAATCGGTCACTATACAGACTGGGTTATTGGTCACGTTCACGTAGGAGCGTTAGGTTGGAATGGTTTCATGACTTTCGGAATGATCTATTACCTTCTACCGATCATGTGGAGAACCAAACTATGGTCAGTAAAATTAGCCAACTGGCACTTCTGGCTGGGGACTTTAGGAATTATTTTCTACGCAGTTCCTTTGTATATCGCAGGATTTACCCAAGGATTGATGTGGAAACAATTTAATCCGGACGGAACATTAGTTTACAAAAACTGGTTAGATACCGTTACGGCTATTATTCCTTACTATGAAATGAGGTTCGTAGGTGGATTACTTTACATCTCCGGTGCAATCTTAATGTGTGTGAATGCGGTAGCTACAGTTAGAAGCGGTTCATTCCAGAAAAATGTACCTGCGGAAGCACCAGCTTTAGCAAAAATCAGCAACAAGAGAAAAGAAGGAGAAGGACTTCACCTTTGGATCGAAAGAATGCCGACTTTGCTTACAGTACTTTCATTCGTCGCAGTTGCGATTGGTGGATTCTTAGAAATCGTACCAACTTTAACCATTAAAGAAAATGTACCCACAATTGCAGCAGTGAAACCTTATTCACCACTGGAACTTGAAGGTAGAGATTTATATATCAGAGAAGGCTGTAATTCTTGCCACACGCAAATGATCAGACCTTTCCGTGATGAAGTCGTACGATTCAACGGTAAAAACGGACAGTATTCAAAAGCTGGAGAATTTATTTATGACCGACCTTTCCTTTGGGGTTCAAAAAGAACGGGACCGGATTTGCATAGAGAAGGTGGTAAAAACCCAAGTTCTTGGCATTACAAACACATGTTGAATCCAAGAGTAACATCTGCAGGTTCCATTATGCCACGTTACCCATGGTTAATCGCGAGAGATCTGGACAGAAGTCAAATGGTAGACAAAGTCAAACTCATGAAAAATGTATTTGATGTACCATATACCAAAGCTCAGATTGATTCAGCAGATGCGTGGGCAGATAACCAAGCTGCAGCGATCGTAAAAGACATCTATGCTGAAGCGGCCGATGTGAAGAAAGCATATGAAGACAAAAAAGCAGCGGATGGGGCGAACTTTGTTCCATTAGAGAAGAAAGAAATCGTTGCCTTGATTGCTTACCTTCAAAGGTTAGGAACAGACATTAAAACAACAGAAATTAAAACTGCCAGTACGAACTAA
- the panB gene encoding 3-methyl-2-oxobutanoate hydroxymethyltransferase, which yields MSVHSEIKKITTETLRKMKFDKEIITMLTAYDYTTAKMVDAGGIDAILIGDSAANVMAGHETTLPITLDQMIYHTQCVVRGVERALIVADLPFGSYQSNPEKALDSAVRMMKEGGAHSIKIEGGKEIQKSIVKIINAGIPVMGHLGLTPQSIYQFGTYKVRAKEEEEAEKLMSDAKLLEELGCFALVLEKIPADLAKRVSESISIPTIGIGAGAGCDGQVLVYHDMVGMNKDFSPKFLRRYLDLYTEITGAVSSFVKDVKTGDFPNEKESY from the coding sequence ATGTCTGTACATTCAGAAATAAAAAAAATCACAACAGAGACTTTGCGAAAAATGAAATTCGACAAAGAAATCATCACCATGCTCACCGCGTATGATTATACTACGGCGAAAATGGTAGATGCAGGTGGAATTGATGCAATTCTTATCGGCGACTCTGCTGCAAATGTGATGGCTGGTCATGAAACGACTTTGCCCATCACTTTAGATCAAATGATTTATCATACCCAATGTGTGGTGCGAGGTGTTGAACGAGCTTTAATCGTTGCAGATTTACCCTTTGGTTCTTACCAAAGTAATCCGGAGAAAGCTTTGGATTCTGCCGTAAGAATGATGAAAGAAGGAGGCGCACATTCCATTAAAATTGAAGGTGGAAAAGAAATCCAGAAATCAATCGTTAAAATCATCAATGCCGGAATTCCCGTGATGGGACATTTGGGCTTAACACCACAGTCGATCTATCAATTCGGAACTTATAAAGTTCGTGCAAAAGAAGAGGAAGAAGCGGAGAAACTAATGAGCGATGCAAAGCTGCTTGAAGAACTGGGCTGCTTCGCTTTGGTTTTAGAAAAAATTCCAGCTGATCTGGCGAAGAGAGTTTCTGAGAGCATTTCCATTCCTACTATCGGAATTGGTGCAGGTGCGGGATGCGACGGGCAAGTATTGGTTTATCATGATATGGTCGGAATGAATAAAGATTTCTCGCCAAAATTCTTAAGAAGATATTTAGATTTATATACTGAGATTACAGGAGCAGTTTCCAGTTTTGTAAAAGATGTTAAAACCGGGGATTTCCCGAATGAAAAAGAAAGTTACTAA
- the ccoG gene encoding cytochrome c oxidase accessory protein CcoG: protein MSEDKNFKGGQGQVVEAETFRDSVGTMDQTGKRKWIFPKKPQGRYTNYRTLVAVILLALFFAIPFVKINGNPFLLINILDRQFFILGQPFFPQDFFILALGAITSIVFIILFTVVFGRIFCGWICPQTIFLEMIFRKIDYLIEGDRNKQMKLDRQEWDAEKIWKRSLKYFIFLVISLIITHWMFMYIVGYKEVFHIMEEGPFENFSNFMVMIIFTAAFYFTFAWFREQVCTLVCPYGRLQGVLIDKQTINVYYDFKRGENRSKWRKGEDRAAEGKGDCIDCNQCVVVCPTGIDIRDGQQLECVNCTACIDACDEVMVKVGLPKGLIRYATEDEIEKEVPFKFTGRMKAYTAVLLLMVGFLGYLLSNRGAMEAKFIKPAGSTYFVRDGNITNIYNYTFLNKATKDQLVTIKVIEPEHGKIKLSGDEKILLKKDEITKGTVNISFPEKEIQLSKQKIKIGVYDGSGKLLDSFDTYFEGPFKIQF from the coding sequence ATGTCAGAAGATAAAAATTTCAAAGGCGGACAAGGACAAGTAGTAGAAGCAGAAACTTTTCGTGATTCTGTGGGAACCATGGATCAAACTGGAAAAAGAAAATGGATCTTCCCCAAAAAACCACAAGGCCGCTATACCAATTACCGAACTTTAGTTGCCGTAATCCTACTCGCACTATTTTTCGCAATTCCTTTCGTCAAAATTAACGGCAATCCCTTTTTATTAATTAATATTCTGGATCGTCAGTTTTTCATTTTAGGGCAGCCCTTTTTCCCGCAGGATTTCTTTATTCTTGCTTTGGGCGCCATCACTTCCATTGTATTTATCATTCTTTTTACCGTTGTTTTTGGCCGGATATTTTGTGGATGGATTTGTCCACAAACTATTTTCCTAGAAATGATATTCCGTAAAATAGATTATCTCATCGAAGGCGACCGTAACAAACAGATGAAACTGGACCGACAGGAATGGGATGCTGAAAAAATCTGGAAACGCTCTTTAAAATATTTCATCTTCTTAGTCATTTCCTTAATTATCACCCATTGGATGTTCATGTACATCGTAGGCTACAAAGAGGTATTTCATATTATGGAGGAAGGGCCTTTTGAAAACTTCTCCAATTTTATGGTGATGATCATTTTCACGGCCGCTTTCTATTTTACATTTGCATGGTTCAGAGAACAGGTTTGTACTTTGGTTTGTCCATACGGAAGATTACAGGGAGTTTTGATCGATAAGCAAACCATCAATGTTTACTATGATTTCAAAAGAGGAGAAAATCGGTCGAAATGGAGAAAAGGAGAAGACCGGGCAGCCGAAGGAAAAGGAGATTGTATCGATTGTAACCAATGTGTGGTCGTTTGTCCTACCGGAATCGATATTCGTGATGGACAACAGCTCGAATGCGTGAACTGTACCGCATGTATTGATGCTTGTGATGAAGTAATGGTAAAGGTGGGTCTGCCAAAAGGCTTGATCCGCTATGCAACTGAAGACGAGATCGAGAAAGAAGTGCCTTTTAAATTTACAGGCAGAATGAAAGCCTACACCGCAGTACTGTTGTTAATGGTCGGTTTCCTCGGCTACTTACTCAGCAACAGAGGTGCAATGGAAGCGAAATTCATCAAACCCGCCGGTTCTACTTATTTCGTTCGAGATGGTAATATTACCAATATTTATAATTACACCTTCCTTAATAAAGCTACCAAAGATCAACTGGTAACCATTAAAGTAATTGAGCCTGAACATGGTAAAATTAAGTTAAGTGGTGACGAGAAAATCTTACTTAAAAAAGATGAGATTACAAAAGGAACGGTGAATATCAGTTTCCCGGAAAAAGAAATTCAACTCTCAAAGCAAAAAATAAAAATTGGAGTTTATGACGGATCGGGCAAACTTTTGGATTCCTTCGATACCTATTTTGAAGGTCCATTTAAAATTCAATTTTAA
- a CDS encoding cbb3-type cytochrome c oxidase N-terminal domain-containing protein, protein MKQRTPVYITILIILTILFIVFYMFVQEASFLSSSYFWGTVAISVILTMIHHAIGDLIENEQFKKLSPSEKSEYLESKKKPYFKGLYESAFKKQSATEEKDILIDHGFDGIMELDNQLPKWWLGLFYFGLAYCAVYMVSYWTTDFAHQSVEYDAEYKAQTASIAEYMKNTPAPTIENAVYSPDNVAAGEEVFKTNCVSCHSAGGAGGIGPNLTDNMWINQPEKTLFKNVFHMVENGSPNNPAMQAFGKNGVLTGFDIQNVAAYIYHINQEQPPITPAQGGAAPQGTPANWEK, encoded by the coding sequence ATGAAACAAAGAACGCCGGTTTACATAACCATCCTTATTATACTTACGATTTTATTTATCGTGTTCTATATGTTTGTGCAGGAAGCATCATTCTTGTCATCCTCTTACTTTTGGGGTACTGTTGCTATAAGTGTGATTCTTACCATGATTCACCATGCTATTGGGGATCTGATTGAAAACGAACAGTTCAAAAAACTATCACCTTCAGAAAAAAGCGAGTATTTAGAATCTAAGAAAAAACCATATTTCAAAGGTCTTTATGAAAGTGCATTTAAAAAACAAAGTGCTACTGAAGAAAAAGATATCTTGATTGATCACGGTTTTGACGGAATTATGGAGTTAGACAATCAGCTTCCAAAATGGTGGTTAGGTTTGTTCTACTTCGGTTTGGCCTATTGTGCAGTGTACATGGTTTCTTACTGGACCACTGACTTTGCACACCAATCGGTTGAATATGATGCAGAATACAAGGCTCAAACCGCAAGTATTGCGGAGTATATGAAAAATACACCGGCACCAACGATTGAAAATGCAGTATACTCACCAGATAACGTTGCAGCCGGAGAAGAGGTCTTTAAAACAAACTGCGTATCTTGTCACAGTGCAGGTGGAGCAGGTGGAATTGGGCCGAACTTAACCGATAATATGTGGATTAATCAGCCGGAAAAAACATTATTTAAAAATGTATTTCATATGGTTGAAAATGGAAGTCCTAACAATCCTGCGATGCAGGCATTTGGTAAAAACGGCGTCTTGACTGGATTTGATATTCAGAATGTAGCTGCTTATATTTACCATATTAATCAGGAACAACCTCCAATTACTCCTGCTCAAGGTGGAGCAGCTCCGCAGGGAACACCTGCAAATTGGGAGAAATAA
- a CDS encoding heavy metal translocating P-type ATPase: MSENCFHCGQIIEKERIAFDEKIFCCNGCKSVYEILNMNDLGNFYKLNKSSGIRPNDDNTSQFDYLDTPEVFTKVTDFSEGNTTLVTLKIPVIHCSSCIWLLESLHTLNKNINYSQVNFTRKNVQISFNHNELKLSELAKFLTNLGYKPVINLETADKKEEHFDKTLVIKLAIAGFAFGNGMFFSYPEYAEQVMGTTDFWMEQYKHLFRFIMFLLATPVVFYSASDYFKSAWFGLKNKIVNIDVPIVLGILMLYGRSIYEVLTDYGPGYFDTLCGLLFFMLLGKLFQKRTYDALSYDRDYKSFYPIAVTKVDFNDKQQNILLNELNVGDRIMVRNQEIIPVDAILIQGEGNIDNSFITGESASIPKKPGDKIFAGGKQVGSVLELEVIKTVNQSYLTQLWNKEAFKKYETGLDTMTNDISKYFTFIILGITLLAGIYWGRQDFEKMFQVVAAILIVACPCALALSAPFTMGHIMRIMGRNKFYVKDTLTIEKLAKIDTLVFDKTGTITHNKKATIVFEGADLPDFDIKNIKSLLKNSNHPLSKSLYDFLEIEDEYLPVENFLETPGKGYSATVRGKVYKIGSASFTGQPPRNLETAVHISCDDQYLGKFIFTNEYRPNTAGMFSELKDFNLHILSGDNSSEEEYLKNLVPTVEEIRFNQSPEDKLNFIKQLQDKHHKVAMMGDGLNDAGALKQSNVGIAVADDTHSFTPSSDVIMAGEKMNELKKYFDLSKDAVNIVKFTFAISLFYNVIGLSFAVTGHLSPLVAAVLMPISSISVVIFTSLVTWIRSAKYFQINK; encoded by the coding sequence TTGTCAGAAAACTGTTTTCATTGCGGTCAAATTATCGAAAAAGAGCGTATTGCATTTGACGAAAAGATCTTTTGTTGTAACGGATGCAAGTCAGTCTATGAAATCCTGAATATGAATGATTTAGGAAATTTCTATAAACTGAATAAAAGTTCCGGAATACGGCCAAACGATGACAACACCTCACAGTTTGATTACTTAGACACTCCGGAAGTTTTTACAAAAGTCACTGACTTCTCTGAAGGCAATACGACTTTGGTCACTTTAAAAATTCCCGTTATTCACTGTTCTTCCTGTATTTGGCTTCTGGAAAGTCTACATACGCTGAACAAAAATATCAATTATTCACAAGTTAACTTCACGCGTAAAAACGTTCAGATCTCCTTTAATCATAATGAACTTAAGTTGAGTGAACTTGCGAAATTCCTTACCAACTTAGGATATAAACCCGTAATCAATTTAGAAACTGCCGATAAAAAAGAGGAACATTTTGATAAAACCTTGGTGATCAAATTAGCGATCGCAGGTTTTGCCTTTGGGAACGGAATGTTTTTCAGTTACCCGGAATATGCAGAGCAGGTTATGGGAACCACCGACTTCTGGATGGAGCAATATAAACACCTGTTTCGTTTTATCATGTTTCTTTTAGCAACTCCGGTTGTATTTTATTCAGCTTCTGATTATTTCAAATCGGCTTGGTTCGGGCTGAAAAATAAAATTGTGAATATTGATGTTCCGATCGTTCTTGGAATTCTAATGCTTTATGGCAGAAGTATTTACGAAGTGCTGACCGATTATGGTCCCGGGTATTTTGATACGTTATGCGGACTTTTGTTCTTCATGCTTTTAGGAAAACTTTTTCAGAAAAGAACCTATGACGCACTTTCTTACGATCGGGATTATAAATCATTTTATCCAATCGCAGTTACCAAGGTGGATTTCAATGATAAACAACAGAATATTCTGCTTAATGAGTTAAATGTGGGCGACCGAATTATGGTTCGTAACCAGGAAATTATTCCGGTAGATGCCATCTTAATTCAAGGCGAAGGAAACATCGACAACAGTTTTATTACCGGGGAAAGTGCTTCTATTCCTAAAAAGCCTGGCGACAAAATTTTTGCAGGCGGAAAACAGGTAGGCTCCGTTTTGGAACTGGAAGTGATAAAAACCGTAAATCAAAGTTATCTGACGCAGCTTTGGAATAAAGAAGCCTTTAAAAAATATGAAACAGGCCTGGATACGATGACTAATGACATCAGTAAATATTTTACTTTTATCATTTTAGGGATCACTTTATTAGCGGGAATCTATTGGGGGCGACAGGATTTCGAAAAAATGTTTCAGGTAGTCGCTGCCATATTAATTGTTGCTTGCCCTTGTGCTCTGGCGCTTTCGGCTCCATTTACTATGGGTCACATTATGCGGATCATGGGACGCAATAAATTCTATGTGAAGGACACTTTAACCATCGAAAAATTAGCCAAGATTGACACTTTGGTTTTTGATAAGACCGGAACGATTACGCATAATAAAAAAGCAACCATCGTTTTTGAAGGTGCGGATTTGCCAGACTTTGACATAAAGAATATAAAAAGTCTCTTAAAAAACTCCAATCATCCACTATCGAAAAGTCTTTATGATTTTCTGGAAATTGAAGATGAATATTTACCTGTTGAAAACTTCCTGGAAACCCCTGGGAAAGGTTATTCTGCAACCGTCAGAGGGAAAGTTTATAAAATCGGGTCCGCTTCATTTACCGGACAGCCGCCTCGAAATTTAGAAACTGCAGTTCATATTTCCTGTGACGATCAGTATCTCGGAAAATTCATATTTACTAATGAATACCGGCCAAATACAGCCGGAATGTTTTCAGAATTGAAAGATTTTAACCTTCATATTTTAAGTGGCGATAACTCCTCGGAAGAAGAATATTTAAAAAATCTGGTTCCAACAGTCGAGGAAATACGATTCAATCAAAGTCCTGAAGACAAGTTGAATTTCATAAAACAGCTTCAGGATAAACATCATAAAGTCGCCATGATGGGTGATGGTTTAAATGATGCCGGAGCACTCAAGCAAAGTAATGTCGGAATTGCCGTAGCAGACGATACGCACTCCTTTACGCCCTCTTCGGATGTTATTATGGCAGGGGAGAAAATGAATGAATTAAAAAAATATTTTGACCTGTCGAAAGACGCCGTAAATATTGTGAAATTCACCTTCGCTATTAGTTTATTTTACAATGTAATTGGTTTATCCTTTGCGGTAACGGGACATTTATCACCATTGGTGGCGGCCGTGCTAATGCCGATCAGCTCCATCAGTGTGGTCATATTCACCTCCCTTGTAACTTGGATTCGGTCTGCTAAATATTTCCAAATCAACAAATAG